The proteins below are encoded in one region of Oncorhynchus clarkii lewisi isolate Uvic-CL-2024 chromosome 33, UVic_Ocla_1.0, whole genome shotgun sequence:
- the LOC139393192 gene encoding transcription termination factor 2, mitochondrial-like, whose amino-acid sequence MLRATTAFLCSYCQKRSVLTPHMGFSASTLTNKRPENQQTVDSLYDLSVDIRKVRKFKGWVLSENSVYVYETADLLRDMGADTASIARVLETHPEAILCRPEDVAAQRDLWSSVCPNRRELVGIIEKFPASFFTLTHHTNQRDNIRYLQSLRLSKRIIGKLMASAPQSFSRPVESNQEVIHTLRETYLDLGGDEGNLRLWFQKLLSQNPYILMRPAEAWRDSLGFLREKGFTTEELLVLVSSLRASIAELQPEAMQQALDYTQGVLVCSEDELREIVLRCPAVLYYSVPTLAGRFKGLLSVGVSMDQVRETPNVLELTTQIVLYRIQKLASYGYDVRGGSLDVIVGTKKDFEMTYSKLQLRQQRPLFNPVAPLRTAEE is encoded by the coding sequence ATGCTCCGTGCCACCACTGCCTTCCTGTGCTCCTATTGCCAGAAGAGGAGTGTCTTAACCCCTCATATGGGCTTCTCTGCCTCTACCCTCACCAACAAGCGGCCAGAGAACCAGCAAACTGTCGACTCCCTTTATGACCTATCGGTGGACATCCGTAAAGTGCGTAAGTTCAAGGGATGGGTGCTGTCAGAGAACTCTGTGTACGTGTACGAGACGGCGGACCTGCTGCGGGACATGGGCGCTGACACTGCTTCCATTGCCCGTGTGCTGGAGACCCACCCCGAGGCTATCCTGTGTCGGCCCGAGGACGTGGCAGCTCAGCGGGACCTCTGGTCCTCCGTATGCCCCAACCGGCGTGAGCTGGTAGGCATCATTGAGAAGTTCCCTGCCTCCTTCTTCACGCTCACGCACCACACCAACCAGCGTGACAACATACGCTATCTCCAGAGCCTGCGCCTCAGCAAGCGCATCATCGGGAAGTTGATGGCCAGCGCCCCCCAGAGCTTCAGCCGGCCTGTGGAGAGCAACCAGGAGGTCATCCACACGCTGCGAGAGACTTACCTGGACCTGGGAGGGGACGAGGGAAACCTGCGCTTATGGTTCCAAAAGCTGCTCAGCCAGAACCCCTACATCCTGATGCGGCCGGCTGAGGCGTGGAGGGACAGTCTGGGCTTCTTGAGGGAGAAGGGCTTCACCACAGAGGAGCTCCTGGTCCTGGTCTCCAGCCTCAGGGCCTCCATCGCAGAGCTGCAGCCTGAGGCCATGCAACAGGCTCTGGACTACACCCAGGGGGTGCTCGTGTGCTCTGAAGATGAGCTCCGGGAGATAGTCCTCCGCTGCcctgctgtactgtactactCTGTGCCCACCCTGGCGGGCCGGTTCAAGGGGCTGCTAAGCGTGGGGGTGAGCATGGACCAAGTGAGGGAGACGCCCAACGTGCTGGAGCTCACCACTCAGATTGTGCTCTACCGCATCCAGAAACTAGCCTCCTACGGCTATGACGTGCGAGGTGGCAGCCTGGACGTTATCGTCGGCACCAAGAAGGACTTTGAGATGACCTATAGCAAACTGCAGCTAAGGCAACAACGACCACTCTTCAACCCTGTTGCCCCCCTCAGGACCGCAGAGGAGTGA